From one Lolium rigidum isolate FL_2022 chromosome 4, APGP_CSIRO_Lrig_0.1, whole genome shotgun sequence genomic stretch:
- the LOC124707325 gene encoding general transcription factor IIF subunit 2-like — protein sequence MGDEAAKHLETARADRSVWLMKCPPVVSQAWQGASSSSGEANPNPVVAKVVLSLNPLSAAEPTLQFKMEMAQTRETSTCNLPKSYSLNMFKDFVPMCVFSENGQGKHSCEGKVEHKFDMEPHKDNLLNYAKLCRERTQKSMVKTRKVQVLDNDHGMSMRPMPGMVGLITSGSKEKRKPTPTKPSDVKRTRRDRRELENIIFKLFEKQPNWALKALVQETDQPEQFLKEILNDLCMYNKRGPNQGTHELKPEYKKSSEEAAADAS from the exons aTGGGAGACGAGGCGGCGAAGCACCTGGAGACGGCGCGGGCGGACCGCTCCGTGTGGCTCATGAAGTGCCCCCCGGTCGTCTCCCAAGCTTGGcagggcgcctcctcctcctccggcgaagcTAACCCTAACCCGGTTGTCGCCAAGGTCGTGCTGTCCCTCAACCCCCTCAGCGCCGCCGAGCCCACCCTCCAG TTCAAGATGGAGATGGCTCAAACTAGGGAAACTAGCACTTGCAATTTGCCAAAGAGTTACTCGTTGAATATGTTCAAGGATTTCGTACCCATGTGTGTTTTTTCTGAGAATGGTCAAG GAAAACACTCGTgtgaaggaaaagtagagcataagTTCGACATGGAGCCTCACAAGGATAATTTATTAAACTACGCAAAGTTATGCCGTGAAAGAACACAAAAGTCCATGGTCAAAACTAGAAAAGTGCAG GTACTTGATAACGACCACGGAATGAGCATGAGACCCATGCCTGGCATGGTTGGTCTGATAACTTCTGGTTCCAAG GAGAAGAGGAAGCCGACACCAACCAAACCATCTGACGTCAAGAGGACACGTAGGGATCGTCGGGAACTGGAGAATATCATCTTCAAGCTTTTTGAAAAGCAGCCTAACTGGGCACTGAAGGCACTAGTGCAAGAAACTGACCAGCCAGAG CAATTCCTGAAGGAGATATTGAACGATCTGTGTATGTACAACAAACGAGGGCCGAACCAGGGAACCCACGAGCTCAAGCCTGAATACAAGAAATCGTCAGAGGAGGCCGCCGCTGATGCTTCGTGA
- the LOC124649923 gene encoding single-stranded DNA-binding protein, mitochondrial-like: MSTVGTGLLKGLRGILGQQRKPVDLCRKSRAWNSTISFSDTDDKVDMGDDGDYTDSKRELEPQTVDPKKGWGFRGVHKAIICGKVGQVPVQKILRNGRTVTVFTVGTGGMFDQRIIASADTPKPAQWHRIAVHNEYLGAYAVQKLVKNSAVYIEGDIETRIYNDSIDDQVRNIPEICIRRDGKVRLLKSGESAASISLDELREGLF; the protein is encoded by the exons ATGAGTACTGTAGGCACTGGATTGCTAAAGGGCTTGAGGGGAATCTTAGGGCAACAAAGGAAACCAGTTG ATTTATGCAGAAAATCACGAGCTTGGAATTCTACTATTTCTTTTTCCGATACTGATGACAAGGTTGACATGGGCGATGATGGCGACTATACAGATTCAAAGAGAGAGTTAGAACCCCAAACCGTGGACCCGAAGAAGGGCTGGGGATTCCGTGGCGTGCATAAG GCTATAATATGTGGTAAAGTTGGACAAGTACCTGTCCAGAAAATTTTACGGAATGGGCGGACAGTAACTGTATTTACTGTTGGAACTGGTGGCATGTTTGACCAGAGGATAATTGCGTCTGCGGATACGCCAAAGCCAGCTCAGTGGCATCGAATAGCTGTTCATAACGAGTATCTAGGTGCTTATGCTGTTCAGAAGTTGGTTAAGAA CTCTGCTGTATATATTGAGGGTGATATCGAAACCAGGATCTACAATGACAGCATCGATGATCAAGTCAGAAATATACCGGAGATCTGTATCCGACGTGATG GCAAGGTTCGACTGCTTAAATCTGGGGAGAGTGCTGCCAGCATATCACTAGATGAGCTAA GAGAAGGATTGTTCTAG
- the LOC124707326 gene encoding signal recognition particle 54 kDa protein 2 — MVLAQLGGSISRALAQMSNATVIDEKVLGECLNEISRALLQSDVQFKMVRDMQTNIRKIVNLETLAAGTNKRRIIQQAVFSELCNMLDPGKAAFIPKKGKSSVVMFVGLQGSGKTTTCTKYAYYHQRKGFKPSLVCADTFRAGAFDQLKQNATKAKIPFYGSYMESDPVKIAVEGLERFRKENSDLIIIDTSGRHKQEAALFEEMRQVAEATKPDLVIFVMDGSIGQAAFDQAQAFKQSAAVGAVIVTKMDGHAKGGGALSAVAATKSPVIFIGTGEHIDEFEVFDVKPFVSRLLGMGDIGGLMDKIQDVMPADQQPELLAKLAEGTFTLRLLYEQFQNLLKMGPIGQVFSMLPGFSSELMPKGHEKEGQAKIKRYMTIMDSMTDAELDSTNPKLMTESRVIRIARGSGRQVRDVMDMLEEYKRLAKMWSKMKGLKMPKNGKMSDLSQNLNIQQMTKALPPQVLKQMGGMGGLQALMKQMGGKDMSKMLSGMGMGGD, encoded by the exons ATGGTGCTCGCCCAGCTCGGCGGGAGCATCTCCCGCGCGCTCGCGCAGATGAGCAACGCCACGGTGATCGACGAGAAGGTGCTCGGGGAGTGCCTCAACGAGATCTCGCGCGCGCTCCTGCAGTCCGACGTCCAGTTCAAGATGGTCCGCGACATGCAGACCAACATCAGGAAGATCGTCAACCTCGAGACCCTCGCCGCGGGGACCAACAAGCGACGCATCATACAGCAG GCCGTCTTCAGCGAGCTCTGCAACATGCTGGATCCCGGGAAGGCGGCCTTCATCCCCAAGAAGGGCAAGTCCAGCGTTGTCATGTTCGTCGGTTTGCAAG GTTCTGGAAAAACCACTACCTGTACCAAATACGCATATTATCATCAGAGGAAGGGATTTAAACCATCACTGGTTTGTGCTGATACATTCAGAGCTGGTGCTTTTGATCAGTTGAAACAGAATGCAACCAAGGCGAAGATACCGTTTTACGGAAG CTACATGGAATCGGATCCAGTGAAAATTGCTGTTGAGGGGCTGGAAAGGTTCAGAAAAGAAAACTCTGATCTCATCATTATTGACACAAGTGGACGCCATAAGCAAGAGGCTGCGCTCTTTGAGGAAATGCGTCAAGTTGCAGAAGCAACG AAACCAGACCTGGTGATATTTGTGATGGATGGTAGTATTGGTCAGGCTGCATTTGATCAGGCACAAGCATTCAAACAAAGTGCTGCTGTTGGTGCTGTGATTGTTACGAAAATGGATGGTCATGCAAAAGGAGGCGGTGCACTTAGCGC GGTTGCAGCTACAAAAAGCCCAGTAATATTTATTGGAACTGGAGAACACATTGATGAGTTTGAGGTTTTTGATGTGAAACCATTTGTTAGTCGTCTGTTAG GCATGGGAGACATTGGTGGCTTAATGGACAAGATCCAAGATGTTATGCCTGCTGATCAACAACCTGAGCTTCTGGCAAAGCTGGCTGAAGGAACCTTCACTCTCAGACTTTTGTACGAGCAGTTTCAGAATCTTCTGAAAATGGGTCCTATTGGCCAG GTCTTCTCTATGTTACCAGGATTCAGTTCTGAGTTGATGCCAAAAGGACACGAGAAGGAAGGCCAAGCGAAGATTAAGCGGTACATGACTATTATGGATTCTATGACAGATGCAG AGCTCGACAGTACAAACCCGAAGCTGATGACCGAGTCACGAGTCATCCGGATCGCTCGAGGGTCAGGCAGGCAAGTGAGAGACGTGATGGACATGCTGGAAGAGTACAAGCGGCTAGCCAAGATGTGGAGCAAGATGAAGGGGCTGAAGATGCCGAAGAACGGAAAGATGAGTGATCTGTCCCAGAACCTGAACATCCAGCAGATGACCAAGGCCCTCCCGCCACAGGTGCTGAAGCAGATGGGTGGCATGGGTGGCCTGCAGGCTCTCATGAAACAGATGGGTGGCAAGGACATGAGCAAAATGCTCAGTGGCATGGGCATGGGTGGGGATTAG